In a single window of the Lagenorhynchus albirostris chromosome 19, mLagAlb1.1, whole genome shotgun sequence genome:
- the LOC132510450 gene encoding zinc finger protein 883-like isoform X1 translates to MAIRTLTGKGQESVTFKDVAVDFTLEEWGQLGPGQRELYRDVMLENYQNLLSLGAGLPGSKPDVISRLERGEEPRMERREAWRVTCSDLETNSETTQETLPKKSISKDVASPMGKMEGILRAVLGDTKLGDSWTCGRQLEDQGKQERHLRWLFTTPEENTHGELRHFRQTSAFLGKQRVPGGEDPQKWTRSRKSLKHQRKPFNCTECGKAFIYHSDYVLHQRIHTGEKPYKCNECGKAFSNSSYFIQHHIIHTGEKPYACNECGKTFTQSSSLTEHQRIHTGEKPYKCKECGKAFTQSSSLIKHQRCHTGEKPYKCNQCGKFYSQVSHLTRHQKIHTGQKPYKCSECGKAFCHTSSLTQHQTIHTGEKPYKCNECGKTFSHSSSLTQHQRVHTGEKPYECPECGKAFSHSSSLTQHQRIHTGEKPYECHECGKAYTQISHLMRHQSVHVGEKPYICNECGKAFSHTSSFTQHQTIHTGEKPYKCNECGKTFSQNSSLMRHQRIHTGEKPYECTICGRAYTQISHLIQHQRTHTGEKPYECSECGKAFSRSAHLIEHQKIHTGEKPYKCKECGKTFSHNSSLTQHQRIHTGEKPYTCKECGKAFNQSIHLIQHQRIHTGERPYKCKNCGKTYAQISHLVQHQKVHMGGKRYACKECGEDFSWGSHLAKHQRLHTVHDGYVCGNFEKAFAWNMQLSDHQRTHAD, encoded by the exons GGGCAGGGCTTCCTGGGTCCAAACCCGATGTGATCTCCCGTCTGGAGCGAGGGGAAGAGCCcaggatggagaggagagaagccTGGCGAGTTACCTGTTCAG acTTGGAGACAAACTCTGAAACTACTCAGGAGACACTTCCAAAAAAGAGTATTTCCAAAGACGTGGCTTCCCCAATGGGAAAGATGGAGGGCATTTTAAGGGCAGTGCTTGGAGACACCAAGTTGGGGGACTCCTGGACATGCGGCCGTCAACTGGAAGACCAGGGAAAGCAGGAGAGGCATTTGAGATGGTTGTTTACTACTCCCGAGGAAAACACCCATGGCGAGTTGAGACACTTCAGGCAGACCTCAGCTTTCCTTGGGAAGCAAAGAGTGCCTGGGGGAGAGGATCCTCAGAAGTGGACCAGGTCAAGAAAGAGCCTgaaacaccaaaggaaaccatttaACTGCacggaatgtgggaaagccttcatcTACCATTCGGATTATGTCCTAcaccagagaattcacactggagagaagccctacaAGTGTAACGAGTGCGGGAAAGCATTCAGCAACAGCTCATATTTCATCCAGCACCACATCAtccacacaggagagaagccCTACGCCTGCAACGAATGTGGCAAGACCTTTACCCAGAGCTCATCGCTCACTGAGCATCAGAGgatccacactggagagaaaccctacaaatgcaaggaatgtgggaaagccttcaccCAGAGCTCCTCCCTCATCAAACACCAGCGATGCCATACTGGGGAGAAACCCTATAAATGCAACCAGTGTGGGAAGTTCTACTCCCAGGTGTCCCACCTCACCCGCCACCAGAAAATACACACAGGGCAGAAGCCCTACAAATGCAGTGAGTGTGGCAAGGCTTTCTGTCACACCTCCTCCCTGACTCAGCACCAGACAATCCACACTGGTGAGAAACCCTACAAGTGTAACGAGTGTGGGAAAACCTTCAGCCACAGCTCGTCACTGACCCAGCACCAGCGagtccacactggagagaaaccttacgaGTGCCCCGAGTGTGGCAAAGCCTTCAGCCACAGTTCATCCCTGACTcagcatcagagaattcatactggtgagaagCCCTATGAGTGTCATGAGTGCGGGAAGGCTTACACGCAGATCTCCCACCTCATGAGGCACCAGAGCGTTCACGTGGGGGAGAAACCCTATATATGTAATGAGTGTGGAAAGGCTTTCAGTCACACCTCCTCCTTTACTCAACACCAGACGATCCACACTGGTGAGAAACCCTACAAGTGTAACGAATGCGGGAAAACCTTCAGCCAGAACTCCTCACTTATGCGCCACCAGAGAATTCACACCGGGGAGAAGCCCTATGAGTGTACAATTTGCGGGAGAGCCTACACCCAGATTTCCCACCTCATCCAACACCAGAGGACTCACACCGGAGAGAaaccttatgagtgcagtgagtgtgggaaagccttcagccGGAGCGCCCATCTCATCGAGCATCAGAAGATCCACACGGGCGAGAAACCCTATAAGTGTAAGGAGTGTGGGAAAACATTCAGTCACAACTCATCCCTAACTCAACATCAGAGGATTCACACCGGCGAGAAACCCTACACCTGTAAGGAATGCGGGAAAGCCTTCAATCAAAGTATCCACCTCATTCAGCATCAGAGGATTCATACCGGGGAGAGGCCCTACAAATGTAAGAACTGTGGGAAAACCTATGCCCAGATTTCACACCTCGTTCAACACCAGAAAGTTCATATGGGTGGTAAGCGCTATGCATGTAAAGAATGCGGAGAGGATTTCAGCTGGGGTTCACACCTGGCCAAACATCAGAGACTTCACACTGTGCATGATGGCTATGTCTGCGGTAATTTTGAGAAAGCCTTTGCTTGGAACATGCAGCTTAGTGATCATCAGAGAACTCATGCTGACTAG
- the LOC132510450 gene encoding zinc finger protein 883-like isoform X2, whose translation MAIRTLTGKGQESVTFKDVAVDFTLEEWGQLGPGQRELYRDVMLENYQNLLSLGAGLPGSKPDVISRLERGEEPRMERREAWRVTCSDLETNSETTQETLPKKSISKDVASPMGKMEGILRAVLGDTKLGDSWTCGRQLEDQGKQERHLRWLFTTPEENTHGELRHFRQTSAFLGKQRVPGGEDPQKWTRSRKSLKHQRKPFNCTECGKAFIYHSDYVLHQRIHTGEKPYKCNECGKAFSNSSYFIQHHIIHTGEKPYACNECGKTFTQSSSLTEHQRIHTGEKPYKCKECGKAFTQSSSLIKHQRCHTGEKPYKCNQCGKFYSQVSHLTRHQKIHTGQKPYKCSECGKAFCHTSSLTQHQTIHTGEKPYKCNECGKTFSHSSSLTQHQRVHTGEKPYECPECGKAFSHSSSLTQHQRIHTGEKPYECHECGKAYTQISHLMRHQSVHVGEKPYICNECGKAFSHTSSFTQHQTIHTGEKPYKCNECGKTFSQNSSLMRHQRIHTGEKPYECTICGRAYTQISHLIQHQRTHTGEKPYECSECGKAFSRSAHLIEHQKIHTGEKPYKCKECGKTFSHNSSLTQHQRIHTGEKPYTCKECGKAFNQSIHLIQHQRIHTGERPYKFLGPASH comes from the exons GGGCAGGGCTTCCTGGGTCCAAACCCGATGTGATCTCCCGTCTGGAGCGAGGGGAAGAGCCcaggatggagaggagagaagccTGGCGAGTTACCTGTTCAG acTTGGAGACAAACTCTGAAACTACTCAGGAGACACTTCCAAAAAAGAGTATTTCCAAAGACGTGGCTTCCCCAATGGGAAAGATGGAGGGCATTTTAAGGGCAGTGCTTGGAGACACCAAGTTGGGGGACTCCTGGACATGCGGCCGTCAACTGGAAGACCAGGGAAAGCAGGAGAGGCATTTGAGATGGTTGTTTACTACTCCCGAGGAAAACACCCATGGCGAGTTGAGACACTTCAGGCAGACCTCAGCTTTCCTTGGGAAGCAAAGAGTGCCTGGGGGAGAGGATCCTCAGAAGTGGACCAGGTCAAGAAAGAGCCTgaaacaccaaaggaaaccatttaACTGCacggaatgtgggaaagccttcatcTACCATTCGGATTATGTCCTAcaccagagaattcacactggagagaagccctacaAGTGTAACGAGTGCGGGAAAGCATTCAGCAACAGCTCATATTTCATCCAGCACCACATCAtccacacaggagagaagccCTACGCCTGCAACGAATGTGGCAAGACCTTTACCCAGAGCTCATCGCTCACTGAGCATCAGAGgatccacactggagagaaaccctacaaatgcaaggaatgtgggaaagccttcaccCAGAGCTCCTCCCTCATCAAACACCAGCGATGCCATACTGGGGAGAAACCCTATAAATGCAACCAGTGTGGGAAGTTCTACTCCCAGGTGTCCCACCTCACCCGCCACCAGAAAATACACACAGGGCAGAAGCCCTACAAATGCAGTGAGTGTGGCAAGGCTTTCTGTCACACCTCCTCCCTGACTCAGCACCAGACAATCCACACTGGTGAGAAACCCTACAAGTGTAACGAGTGTGGGAAAACCTTCAGCCACAGCTCGTCACTGACCCAGCACCAGCGagtccacactggagagaaaccttacgaGTGCCCCGAGTGTGGCAAAGCCTTCAGCCACAGTTCATCCCTGACTcagcatcagagaattcatactggtgagaagCCCTATGAGTGTCATGAGTGCGGGAAGGCTTACACGCAGATCTCCCACCTCATGAGGCACCAGAGCGTTCACGTGGGGGAGAAACCCTATATATGTAATGAGTGTGGAAAGGCTTTCAGTCACACCTCCTCCTTTACTCAACACCAGACGATCCACACTGGTGAGAAACCCTACAAGTGTAACGAATGCGGGAAAACCTTCAGCCAGAACTCCTCACTTATGCGCCACCAGAGAATTCACACCGGGGAGAAGCCCTATGAGTGTACAATTTGCGGGAGAGCCTACACCCAGATTTCCCACCTCATCCAACACCAGAGGACTCACACCGGAGAGAaaccttatgagtgcagtgagtgtgggaaagccttcagccGGAGCGCCCATCTCATCGAGCATCAGAAGATCCACACGGGCGAGAAACCCTATAAGTGTAAGGAGTGTGGGAAAACATTCAGTCACAACTCATCCCTAACTCAACATCAGAGGATTCACACCGGCGAGAAACCCTACACCTGTAAGGAATGCGGGAAAGCCTTCAATCAAAGTATCCACCTCATTCAGCATCAGAGGATTCATACCGGGGAGAGGCCCTACAAAT ttctTGGACCAGCTTCACACTAA
- the ZNF473 gene encoding zinc finger protein 473 isoform X2 produces the protein MDFTLEDWEQLGLDQGDLFWDTALDNYQNLFLLNSPRPSLTSHPDDGEELAALAKGSPESTGPDTAEAKTSPLPQDFLDEGIFQEITEMFSKDGLWNSHLEEAYIDQSWLDSLLGDPESLLKSDIVTSKESPTECKSHELESHKLKRGLGPKSLPFPGAGSVTPDLPERSLTPAKSQESGNDFGCYSDQSQQDNIQGGEKPYKCGQCEKSFSQSYHLIQHWILHTREDPTVPQENEKDVNQSSCLFVQPVSHTGSKSYVGNKCGKTSSQNTYLLWHQNIHSEEEPCKSQDSDGPAGQDSQPVECHKPPPGGKSDKCNEYGESFSQTFHLTRYQKTHTRKLYECARCKAIFNFNKYLLQHQKIHAAEKTAVCQECGKAFRRSSLLVKHQSVHTGEKPYKCDECGKRFSHILTLKTHQRVHRGEKPYECNTCGKAFYRNTHLNEHQRVHTGYRPHKCHQCIKSFTRPSHLNRHLSIHAIEKPYSCAECKETFSHNEHLVQHQKIHAVETPYECQECGERFICHSTLTCHQSIHAREKQVLDESRKILNENPEHREPPRVSEKRFKCNKCEKTFSCSKYLTQHERIHARVKPFECNQCGKAFSQSSQLIRHQRIHSGVRPYECRDCGKAFVHSASLAKHQSTHKSEHPFQCNKSGKTFSQSACLSEHQLIQTAEEPFKPNKCDEVFAYSNHLVQHQGTQAGKKPFEQNECGKTSQQSSCLSKHQRIHTGEKPYECGDCGKTFNLGAQLIRHRRIHTGEKPYVCQECGKAFSQSSCFSKHQRVHTGEKPYECGDCGKTFSLGAALIRHRRIHTGEKPYVCQECGKAFNQSSCLSKHQRVHSGEKPFVCAECGKAFTQKANLMQHQRTHTGEKPYACDVCGKAFGLRAHLSQHQRIHTKEKPHQCPHCQKALCCCLGLSRHQ, from the exons ATGGACTTCACCTTGGAGGACTGGGAGCAGCTGGGGCTGGACCAGGGGGACCTGTTCTGGGACACAGCACTGGACAACTACCAGAACCTCTTCCTGCTGA ATTCCCCCAGACCCAGCCTGACCTCCCATCCAGATGATGGGGAAGAGCTGGCGGCCCTGGCGAAAGGAAGCCCAGAGTCAACAGGCCCTG ACACGGCTGAGGCCAAGACCTCTCCTCTGCCACAGGACTTCTTGGATGAAGGAATCTTCCAGGAGATTACTGAGATGTTTTCCAAGGATGGCCTCTGGAACTCCCATCTGGAAGAAGCCTACATAGATCAGAGCTGGTTAGATAGTTTGCTTGGAGATCCGGAAAGTCTTCTGAAGTCCGATATTGTTACCAGCAAGGAAAGTCCCACAGAATGCAAGAGCCACGAACTCGAGAGCCACAAACTCAAGAGAGGCCTTGGTCCCAAGTCCCTCCCTTTCCCAGGAGCAGGTTCTGTGACTCCTGATCTTCCTGAAAGGAGCCTGACACCCGCTAAGTCTCAGGAAAGTGGGAATGACTTTGGGTGCTACTCAGACCAGAGCCAGCAGGATAACATCCAGGGAGGGGAGAAACCTTATAAATGTGGTCAGTGTGAGAAGAGCTTCAGCCAGagctaccatctgatccagcaCTGGATTCTTCACACTAGGGAGGACCCCACTGTGcctcaagagaatgagaaagatgtCAACCAGAGTTCTTGCCTTTTTGTGCAGCCAGTGTCTCACACAGGCTCCAAATCCTATGTGGGTAACAAGTGCGGGAAGACTTCTAGTCAGAATACATACCTCCTGTGGCATCAGAACATTCACAGTGAAGAAGAACCATGTAAGAGTCAAGACAGTGATGGTCCAGCAGGTCAAGACTCACAGCCTGTTGAGTGTCACAAACCACCCCCAGGTGGCAAATCCGACAAATGTAATGAATATGGTGAGAGTTTCAGCCAAACCTTTCATCTCACCCGGTATCAGAAAACTCACACTCGGAAACTCTACGAATGTGCCAGATGCAAGGCAATCTTCAACTTTAACAAATACCTCCTCCAACATCAGAAAATTCATGCTGCAGAAAAGACCGCTGTGTGTCAGGAGTGCGGGAAGGCCTTCAGGCGAAGCTCCTTGCTTGTCAAACACCAGTCtgttcacactggagaaaaacctTATAAGTGCGACGAGTGTGGGAAACGCTTCAGTCATATCCTGACCTTAAAGACCCACCAGAGGGTTCACAGGGGTGAGAAGCCTTACGAATGCAACACATGTGGGAAAGCCTTTTACCGGAACACTCACCTTAATGAACACCAGAGGGTTCACACGGGCTACAGGCCCCACAAGTGCCACCAATGCATCAAGAGTTTCACCCGGCCCTCCCACCTAAATCGACACCTATCCATTCACGCCATAGAAAAGCCCTACAGCTGTGCAGAATGCAAGGAGACCTTCAGCCACAATGAACACCTTGTTCAGCACCAGAAAATCCACGCGGTGGAAACCCCCTACGAATGTCAGGAGTGTGGTGAGCGCTTCATTTGCCACTCTACCCTAACTTGCCACCAGAGCATTCAcgccagagaaaaacaagtactcgACGAGAGCAGGAAGATCTTGAATGAGAACCCAGAGCACAGAGAGCCTCCAAGGGTCAGTGAGAAGCGCTTTAAGTGTAACAAATGTGAGAAAACCTTTAGCTGCAGCAAATACCTGACTCAGCATGAGCGGATTCATGCCAGGGTGAAGCCCTTTGAGTGTAACCAGTGTGGGAAGGCCTTTAGCCAAAGTTCACAGCTCATCCGCCACCAGAGGATCCACTCTGGAGTGAGGCCATATGAATGTAGGGACTGCGGGAAGGCCTTCGTTCATAGTGCCTCCCTTGCCAAACATCAGTCCACCCATAAGAGTGAGCACCCCTTTCAATGTAACAAAAGTGGAAAGACCTTCAGCCAAAGTGCATGTCTCTCAGAACATCAGTTAATCCAAACTGCAGAGGAGCCCTTTAAACCTAACAAGTGTGACGAAGTCTTTGCCTACAGTAACCACCTTGTTCAGCATCAGGGAACTCAGGCAGGAAAGAAGCCCTTTGAGCAAAATGAATGCGGGAAAACATCACAGCAGAGCTCGTGCCTTTCCaagcatcagagaattcacacaggTGAGAAGCCCTATGAATGTGGTGACTGTGGGAAAACTTTCAACCTGGGTGCTCAACTCATCCGACACCGGAGgattcacactggagaaaagccTTACGTTTGTCAGGAATGCGGGAAAGCCTTCAGCCAGAGCTCGTGCTTTTCTAAGCATCAGAGAGTTCACACAGGTGAGAAACCCTACGAATGTGGCGACTGTGGGAAAACCTTCAGCCTGGGTGCTGCACTCATCCGACACCGGAGGATTCATACTGGAGAAAAGCCTTATGTTTGTCAGGAATGCGGGAAAGCCTTCAACCAGAGCTCCTGCCTTTCTAAGCATCAGAGAGTTCACAGTGGGGAGAAGCCTTTTGTATGTGCCgaatgtgggaaagctttcacCCAGAAAGCAAATCTGATGCAGCATCAGAGAACTCACACTGGGGAGAAGCCTTATGCTTGTGATGTGTGTGGGAAAGCCTTTGGCCTTAGAGCCCATCTCAGTcagcatcagagaattcacaccaAGGAGAAACCACATCAGTGTCCACATTGTCAGAAAGCCTTGTGCTGCTGCTTAGGTCTTAGCCGACATCAGTGA
- the ZNF473 gene encoding zinc finger protein 473 isoform X1: MEDSAAGPALAMTEEFATLEDVAMDFTLEDWEQLGLDQGDLFWDTALDNYQNLFLLNSPRPSLTSHPDDGEELAALAKGSPESTGPDTAEAKTSPLPQDFLDEGIFQEITEMFSKDGLWNSHLEEAYIDQSWLDSLLGDPESLLKSDIVTSKESPTECKSHELESHKLKRGLGPKSLPFPGAGSVTPDLPERSLTPAKSQESGNDFGCYSDQSQQDNIQGGEKPYKCGQCEKSFSQSYHLIQHWILHTREDPTVPQENEKDVNQSSCLFVQPVSHTGSKSYVGNKCGKTSSQNTYLLWHQNIHSEEEPCKSQDSDGPAGQDSQPVECHKPPPGGKSDKCNEYGESFSQTFHLTRYQKTHTRKLYECARCKAIFNFNKYLLQHQKIHAAEKTAVCQECGKAFRRSSLLVKHQSVHTGEKPYKCDECGKRFSHILTLKTHQRVHRGEKPYECNTCGKAFYRNTHLNEHQRVHTGYRPHKCHQCIKSFTRPSHLNRHLSIHAIEKPYSCAECKETFSHNEHLVQHQKIHAVETPYECQECGERFICHSTLTCHQSIHAREKQVLDESRKILNENPEHREPPRVSEKRFKCNKCEKTFSCSKYLTQHERIHARVKPFECNQCGKAFSQSSQLIRHQRIHSGVRPYECRDCGKAFVHSASLAKHQSTHKSEHPFQCNKSGKTFSQSACLSEHQLIQTAEEPFKPNKCDEVFAYSNHLVQHQGTQAGKKPFEQNECGKTSQQSSCLSKHQRIHTGEKPYECGDCGKTFNLGAQLIRHRRIHTGEKPYVCQECGKAFSQSSCFSKHQRVHTGEKPYECGDCGKTFSLGAALIRHRRIHTGEKPYVCQECGKAFNQSSCLSKHQRVHSGEKPFVCAECGKAFTQKANLMQHQRTHTGEKPYACDVCGKAFGLRAHLSQHQRIHTKEKPHQCPHCQKALCCCLGLSRHQ; this comes from the exons ATGGAGGACTCGGCTGCTGGGCCCGCATTGGCTATGACTGAG GAATTTGCGACCCTCGAGGACGTAGCCATGGACTTCACCTTGGAGGACTGGGAGCAGCTGGGGCTGGACCAGGGGGACCTGTTCTGGGACACAGCACTGGACAACTACCAGAACCTCTTCCTGCTGA ATTCCCCCAGACCCAGCCTGACCTCCCATCCAGATGATGGGGAAGAGCTGGCGGCCCTGGCGAAAGGAAGCCCAGAGTCAACAGGCCCTG ACACGGCTGAGGCCAAGACCTCTCCTCTGCCACAGGACTTCTTGGATGAAGGAATCTTCCAGGAGATTACTGAGATGTTTTCCAAGGATGGCCTCTGGAACTCCCATCTGGAAGAAGCCTACATAGATCAGAGCTGGTTAGATAGTTTGCTTGGAGATCCGGAAAGTCTTCTGAAGTCCGATATTGTTACCAGCAAGGAAAGTCCCACAGAATGCAAGAGCCACGAACTCGAGAGCCACAAACTCAAGAGAGGCCTTGGTCCCAAGTCCCTCCCTTTCCCAGGAGCAGGTTCTGTGACTCCTGATCTTCCTGAAAGGAGCCTGACACCCGCTAAGTCTCAGGAAAGTGGGAATGACTTTGGGTGCTACTCAGACCAGAGCCAGCAGGATAACATCCAGGGAGGGGAGAAACCTTATAAATGTGGTCAGTGTGAGAAGAGCTTCAGCCAGagctaccatctgatccagcaCTGGATTCTTCACACTAGGGAGGACCCCACTGTGcctcaagagaatgagaaagatgtCAACCAGAGTTCTTGCCTTTTTGTGCAGCCAGTGTCTCACACAGGCTCCAAATCCTATGTGGGTAACAAGTGCGGGAAGACTTCTAGTCAGAATACATACCTCCTGTGGCATCAGAACATTCACAGTGAAGAAGAACCATGTAAGAGTCAAGACAGTGATGGTCCAGCAGGTCAAGACTCACAGCCTGTTGAGTGTCACAAACCACCCCCAGGTGGCAAATCCGACAAATGTAATGAATATGGTGAGAGTTTCAGCCAAACCTTTCATCTCACCCGGTATCAGAAAACTCACACTCGGAAACTCTACGAATGTGCCAGATGCAAGGCAATCTTCAACTTTAACAAATACCTCCTCCAACATCAGAAAATTCATGCTGCAGAAAAGACCGCTGTGTGTCAGGAGTGCGGGAAGGCCTTCAGGCGAAGCTCCTTGCTTGTCAAACACCAGTCtgttcacactggagaaaaacctTATAAGTGCGACGAGTGTGGGAAACGCTTCAGTCATATCCTGACCTTAAAGACCCACCAGAGGGTTCACAGGGGTGAGAAGCCTTACGAATGCAACACATGTGGGAAAGCCTTTTACCGGAACACTCACCTTAATGAACACCAGAGGGTTCACACGGGCTACAGGCCCCACAAGTGCCACCAATGCATCAAGAGTTTCACCCGGCCCTCCCACCTAAATCGACACCTATCCATTCACGCCATAGAAAAGCCCTACAGCTGTGCAGAATGCAAGGAGACCTTCAGCCACAATGAACACCTTGTTCAGCACCAGAAAATCCACGCGGTGGAAACCCCCTACGAATGTCAGGAGTGTGGTGAGCGCTTCATTTGCCACTCTACCCTAACTTGCCACCAGAGCATTCAcgccagagaaaaacaagtactcgACGAGAGCAGGAAGATCTTGAATGAGAACCCAGAGCACAGAGAGCCTCCAAGGGTCAGTGAGAAGCGCTTTAAGTGTAACAAATGTGAGAAAACCTTTAGCTGCAGCAAATACCTGACTCAGCATGAGCGGATTCATGCCAGGGTGAAGCCCTTTGAGTGTAACCAGTGTGGGAAGGCCTTTAGCCAAAGTTCACAGCTCATCCGCCACCAGAGGATCCACTCTGGAGTGAGGCCATATGAATGTAGGGACTGCGGGAAGGCCTTCGTTCATAGTGCCTCCCTTGCCAAACATCAGTCCACCCATAAGAGTGAGCACCCCTTTCAATGTAACAAAAGTGGAAAGACCTTCAGCCAAAGTGCATGTCTCTCAGAACATCAGTTAATCCAAACTGCAGAGGAGCCCTTTAAACCTAACAAGTGTGACGAAGTCTTTGCCTACAGTAACCACCTTGTTCAGCATCAGGGAACTCAGGCAGGAAAGAAGCCCTTTGAGCAAAATGAATGCGGGAAAACATCACAGCAGAGCTCGTGCCTTTCCaagcatcagagaattcacacaggTGAGAAGCCCTATGAATGTGGTGACTGTGGGAAAACTTTCAACCTGGGTGCTCAACTCATCCGACACCGGAGgattcacactggagaaaagccTTACGTTTGTCAGGAATGCGGGAAAGCCTTCAGCCAGAGCTCGTGCTTTTCTAAGCATCAGAGAGTTCACACAGGTGAGAAACCCTACGAATGTGGCGACTGTGGGAAAACCTTCAGCCTGGGTGCTGCACTCATCCGACACCGGAGGATTCATACTGGAGAAAAGCCTTATGTTTGTCAGGAATGCGGGAAAGCCTTCAACCAGAGCTCCTGCCTTTCTAAGCATCAGAGAGTTCACAGTGGGGAGAAGCCTTTTGTATGTGCCgaatgtgggaaagctttcacCCAGAAAGCAAATCTGATGCAGCATCAGAGAACTCACACTGGGGAGAAGCCTTATGCTTGTGATGTGTGTGGGAAAGCCTTTGGCCTTAGAGCCCATCTCAGTcagcatcagagaattcacaccaAGGAGAAACCACATCAGTGTCCACATTGTCAGAAAGCCTTGTGCTGCTGCTTAGGTCTTAGCCGACATCAGTGA